In [Phormidium] sp. ETS-05, the genomic window CGATTTAGCTCATGCAGAAATGCGCAAAGAGTCTTTGTCATCAGCTACTTTAAAAGCCTACGTTAACGATAAGCTGATGCAGGGAATTACTGCTCTATTTCCCGATATGGTAGGCTAAAATTTGGTCACTTGTCCCTTGTCACTTGTCACTTGTCCCTTGTCACTTGTCCCTTGTCCCTTAGCAAAGGACAAATGACAAAGGACAAAGGACAAATGACAAATGACAAATAACCGCTACTTTTGGCATTCTTCCCAACGCGATCGCACCACGTCCCAAGCCTGAATGGTTTCCTCTACCACCGTGTTGGGAATTGTACATTCAGCATCTTGACAACCAAAGGTTAAAATTTCCCCAGTCATCCAAGATTCGCTGATGGGAAAGTAGCCGATTTGGGTTTTCTCAATGGCCTCTTGTGGGGTCAGGTTCCAGCCAACACGATCGTAAAATTTCGGCCAAACCGGTTCGGCTTCATCTGCTGATGTGGTTGGTGGGGTGGCGGCAATTTCCTGCCAAATTTGTCGCTGGACGCGGAAACCGTAGCGCCCCTCACTGTAATTA contains:
- a CDS encoding GUN4 domain-containing protein; the protein is MKVWQMVMALMMTGVCPGGVSQVPTAELGKLEQLLGQQQWQAASDLTWKIFNPEGKNTRDMEPIACGTIDVVDRLWNNYSEGRYGFRVQRQIWQEIAATPPTTSADEAEPVWPKFYDRVGWNLTPQEAIEKTQIGYFPISESWMTGEILTFGCQDAECTIPNTVVEETIQAWDVVRSRWEECQK